One genomic window of Aliiroseovarius sp. M344 includes the following:
- a CDS encoding GNAT family N-acetyltransferase, with amino-acid sequence MIRPATNVDAPAIQRLWNIAIRETLITFNSVEKSPTEVAEAIEQFDTFLVAEIAGRVIGFAALFPFRSGAGYALTKEHSIMLDADARGNGIGRALMTELEDAARAQGVHSLIAGISASNPDGEPFHVAVGFGAVGRVKQAGRKFDQWHDLLLMQKLI; translated from the coding sequence ATGATCCGCCCAGCGACCAATGTGGACGCGCCGGCCATTCAGCGCCTCTGGAACATCGCAATCCGCGAGACGTTGATCACCTTCAACAGCGTCGAGAAGTCACCAACAGAGGTGGCCGAGGCAATTGAACAGTTTGATACGTTTCTGGTCGCAGAGATTGCCGGTCGGGTTATTGGCTTTGCTGCCCTTTTCCCTTTTCGCTCAGGTGCTGGCTACGCGCTTACCAAAGAGCATTCGATCATGCTGGATGCAGATGCGCGTGGGAACGGCATTGGCCGTGCGTTAATGACTGAATTGGAAGACGCGGCACGAGCGCAGGGCGTGCACTCCTTGATCGCGGGGATATCGGCATCTAACCCGGACGGTGAGCCGTTTCATGTAGCAGTTGGGTTTGGTGCCGTTGGGCGCGTGAAACAGGCGGGGCGCAAGTTTGACCAGTGGCATGACCTCCTCTTGATGCAGAAGCTTATTTAA
- a CDS encoding DUF6497 family protein encodes MEKTRQYSAVIMGDADRHRGLIGLTKVMACAVALVLSAPVSGLASSPVLEAGTLIQVPSGQEVTFLDVIEGEEGAAGTAIRFRFLAPRIAREKGDVEFMQAEEDMAVLCQDYALPHMMDIGADMPAQIIIVLSDRAVEFGVADPDATQFFEAYRPEDGMCIWEGF; translated from the coding sequence GTGGAAAAAACACGACAATATTCCGCTGTGATCATGGGGGACGCGGACAGACATCGGGGCCTTATCGGCCTGACCAAGGTGATGGCCTGTGCCGTCGCTCTGGTGCTGTCCGCGCCTGTATCCGGGCTGGCATCCAGCCCTGTTCTTGAAGCCGGCACGCTTATCCAGGTCCCATCGGGGCAAGAAGTTACTTTTCTGGACGTGATCGAAGGTGAAGAGGGGGCCGCGGGCACAGCGATCCGCTTTCGCTTTCTGGCGCCCCGCATTGCGCGCGAGAAAGGCGATGTGGAGTTTATGCAGGCGGAAGAGGATATGGCGGTGCTGTGCCAAGACTATGCCTTGCCACATATGATGGATATCGGTGCAGACATGCCTGCCCAGATCATCATTGTTCTGTCCGACCGCGCTGTGGAGTTTGGGGTTGCAGATCCCGATGCCACTCAATTTTTTGAAGCCTACCGTCCCGAGGACGGCATGTGCATCTGGGAGGGGTTCTGA
- a CDS encoding VOC family protein: MALGIIDHLVVSSATLSEGVAFIEDLLGVPMTEGGDHPLMGTHNALLSLGPEIYLEVIAVNPDAPNPDHARWYDLDYFTGPARLTNWVLRVPDLIDALHRAPDGMGDRVALERGVYAWDMAIPQDGRLPFSGCAPGLLSWKGKQPAPNLPDLGLRLAAIEITHPEAEALSVALAPLVADDRISVHAGTAQLIAWLDTPKGLVELS, from the coding sequence TTGGCTCTGGGAATAATAGATCATCTTGTGGTGTCCTCCGCGACCCTGTCAGAAGGCGTCGCGTTTATCGAGGACCTGCTTGGGGTGCCCATGACGGAGGGAGGAGACCATCCGCTTATGGGCACCCACAACGCGCTTTTATCGTTGGGGCCAGAGATCTATCTGGAAGTCATCGCAGTTAACCCGGATGCACCAAATCCTGATCACGCCCGTTGGTATGATCTGGACTATTTCACCGGGCCTGCGCGGCTGACAAATTGGGTTTTGCGGGTGCCGGATCTGATCGACGCATTACATCGCGCGCCAGACGGGATGGGCGACCGGGTTGCGCTTGAACGCGGCGTCTATGCGTGGGACATGGCGATCCCGCAGGATGGTCGGCTTCCCTTCTCTGGCTGCGCACCTGGGCTTCTGAGTTGGAAAGGCAAGCAACCCGCGCCCAACCTGCCCGATCTGGGGCTTCGCCTTGCCGCAATAGAAATCACCCACCCGGAGGCCGAAGCTCTTTCCGTAGCACTAGCCCCTTTGGTTGCTGATGATCGTATCTCGGTGCATGCGGGCACAGCACAGCTGATTGCTTGGCTTGATACGCCCAAAGGTTTGGTTGAACTGTCATGA
- a CDS encoding acyl-CoA carboxylase subunit beta yields MKDILQELEDRRETARLGGGQRRIDSQHKKGKLTARERVELLLDEGSFEEFDMFKAHRCTEFGMAADKPAGDGVITGWGTINGRLVYVFSQDFTVFGGSLSETHAEKICKIMDMAMQNGAPVIGINDSGGARIQEGVASLAGYAEVFQRNIMASGVVPQISLIMGPCAGGAVYSPAMTDFIFMVKDSSYMFVTGPDVVKTVTNEVVTAEELGGASTHTKKSSVADGAFENDVEALTEVRRLVDFLPLNNRDKAPTRPFFDDPARIDESLDTLVPENANAPYDMKELITKLADEGDFYEIQEDYAKNIITGFVRLEGQTVGVVANQPMVLAGCLDIDSSRKAARFVRFCDAFEVPILTLVDVPGFLPGTGQEYGGVIKHGAKLLFAYGEATVPKVTLITRKAYGGAYDVMASKHLRGDFNYAWPTAEIAVMGAKGATEILYRSELADAEKIAQRTQDYEKRFANPFVAAERGFIDEVIQPRSSRMRICRAFASLRNKKLQNPWKKHDNIPL; encoded by the coding sequence ATGAAAGATATCCTTCAGGAACTTGAAGATCGCCGCGAAACAGCCCGCCTTGGGGGCGGCCAACGTCGGATCGACAGCCAACACAAAAAGGGCAAGCTGACCGCGCGTGAGCGGGTCGAACTGCTTCTGGATGAAGGCTCATTTGAAGAATTCGACATGTTCAAAGCGCATCGCTGCACCGAGTTCGGTATGGCGGCTGATAAGCCCGCTGGGGATGGCGTCATCACCGGCTGGGGTACGATCAACGGTCGTTTGGTATATGTCTTCAGTCAGGACTTCACCGTCTTTGGTGGGTCGTTGTCGGAAACCCACGCCGAAAAAATTTGCAAAATCATGGATATGGCGATGCAAAACGGCGCGCCTGTCATTGGCATCAACGATTCTGGGGGCGCGCGTATCCAGGAAGGTGTCGCATCACTTGCAGGGTATGCAGAAGTGTTCCAGCGTAACATCATGGCATCGGGCGTTGTGCCGCAGATCTCGTTGATCATGGGGCCATGTGCCGGCGGCGCGGTCTACTCGCCCGCGATGACGGACTTCATCTTCATGGTGAAAGACAGCTCATACATGTTTGTGACTGGGCCCGACGTTGTGAAGACTGTGACGAATGAGGTTGTGACCGCAGAAGAGCTTGGCGGCGCGTCGACTCACACTAAGAAGTCGTCAGTCGCGGATGGCGCATTTGAAAATGATGTCGAGGCTTTGACAGAAGTTCGTCGCCTTGTTGATTTCCTGCCCTTGAACAACCGTGACAAGGCGCCAACGCGCCCATTCTTTGATGATCCCGCACGGATTGACGAAAGCCTTGATACGCTGGTGCCGGAAAATGCCAACGCGCCCTACGATATGAAAGAGCTTATCACCAAGCTCGCGGATGAAGGCGACTTCTACGAAATTCAGGAAGATTATGCCAAGAACATCATCACTGGCTTTGTGCGCCTGGAGGGGCAGACCGTGGGTGTGGTTGCGAACCAACCGATGGTTTTGGCGGGGTGTCTGGATATCGACAGCTCGCGCAAAGCTGCGCGGTTTGTGCGCTTCTGCGATGCGTTTGAGGTTCCGATCCTGACACTGGTTGATGTGCCGGGCTTCTTGCCGGGCACCGGTCAGGAATATGGCGGTGTTATTAAGCATGGCGCGAAGCTTCTGTTTGCTTATGGCGAGGCGACGGTGCCGAAGGTCACACTGATCACTCGCAAGGCCTATGGCGGCGCTTATGACGTTATGGCGTCCAAGCACCTGCGCGGGGATTTCAACTATGCGTGGCCGACAGCCGAAATCGCTGTAATGGGTGCTAAGGGCGCGACCGAGATCTTGTACCGCTCGGAATTGGCTGATGCTGAAAAGATCGCACAACGGACGCAGGACTACGAAAAACGGTTTGCCAATCCATTTGTGGCAGCCGAACGTGGCTTCATTGACGAGGTGATACAACCCCGGTCGTCGCGTATGCGGATTTGTCGGGCGTTTGCGTCACTGCGCAATAAGAAGCTGCAAAATCCGTGGAAAAAACACGACAATATTCCGCTGTGA
- the scpA gene encoding methylmalonyl-CoA mutase — protein sequence MSDTAKWKELAEKELRGRALDDLTWNTLEGIDVKPLYTADDTQDLDHMGTLPGFGPFTRGVKATMYAGRPWTIRQYAGFSTAEESNAFYRRNLAAGQQGVSVAFDLATHRGYDSDHPRVVGDVGKAGVAIDSIEDMKILFDGIPLDKVSVSMTMNGAVIPILANFIVAGEEQGHDKALLSGTIQNDILKEFMVRNTYIYPPEPSMRIISDIIEYTSNEMPKFNSISISGYHMQEAGANLVQELAYTLADGREYVRAAIEAGMDVDKFAGRLSFFFAIGMNFFMEAAKLRAARTLWHRVMTDFNAKSERSKMLRTHCQTSGVSLQEQDPYNNVIRTAYEAMSAALGGTQSLHTNALDEAIALPTDFSARIARNTQIILQEETGVTNVVDPLAGSYYVEALTDELINKAWALMEEVEEMGGMTKAVASGMPKLRIEESAAKRQAMIDRGEETIVGVNKHRLEKEDPIDILDVDNVAVRESQIARLEKIRATRDSAACDAALAELTRRAKEGGNLLEAAVEAARSRATVGEISMAMEEEFGRHRAEVKTLAGVYGAAYEGDEGFAAIQKSVEEFADAEGRRPRMLVVKMGQDGHDRGAKVIATAFADIGFDVDVGPLFQTPEEAAQDAIDNDVHIVGISSQAAGHKTLAPQLVNALKEQGAEDIIVICGGVIPQQDYDFLYKNGVKAIFGPGTNIPKAAQDILKLVRSDRG from the coding sequence ATGAGCGATACAGCCAAGTGGAAAGAACTGGCCGAGAAGGAACTTCGCGGTCGCGCGCTTGATGATCTGACGTGGAATACGTTGGAAGGGATCGACGTGAAGCCGCTTTATACAGCGGACGACACGCAAGATTTGGACCACATGGGCACGCTGCCCGGTTTTGGACCATTCACCCGAGGCGTTAAGGCGACAATGTATGCCGGCCGTCCGTGGACGATCCGCCAATATGCAGGCTTTTCGACCGCCGAGGAATCGAATGCCTTCTATCGCCGCAACCTCGCTGCAGGTCAGCAGGGCGTGTCGGTTGCGTTCGATCTGGCCACACACCGTGGTTACGACAGCGACCACCCACGCGTTGTCGGCGATGTGGGCAAAGCCGGTGTCGCAATCGACTCGATCGAGGATATGAAGATCCTGTTCGACGGAATCCCGCTTGATAAAGTGTCGGTGTCGATGACCATGAACGGCGCGGTCATACCGATCCTCGCAAATTTCATCGTTGCTGGTGAAGAGCAGGGTCACGACAAGGCGCTGCTGTCGGGCACCATTCAGAATGACATTCTGAAAGAATTCATGGTGCGCAACACGTATATCTATCCGCCTGAACCGTCGATGCGGATTATTTCGGACATCATTGAATATACGTCAAACGAGATGCCGAAATTCAACTCGATCTCGATCTCGGGCTACCACATGCAGGAAGCGGGCGCGAACCTTGTGCAGGAGCTGGCCTATACGCTGGCCGACGGGCGCGAATATGTGCGTGCGGCGATTGAGGCAGGTATGGACGTAGACAAGTTTGCTGGCCGCCTGTCGTTCTTCTTTGCCATCGGCATGAACTTCTTCATGGAAGCCGCCAAACTGCGCGCGGCCCGCACCTTATGGCATCGCGTGATGACCGATTTCAACGCAAAGTCCGAACGCTCGAAAATGCTGCGCACCCACTGCCAGACATCGGGCGTGAGCTTGCAAGAACAAGACCCCTATAACAACGTGATCCGCACAGCCTATGAGGCGATGTCGGCTGCCCTTGGCGGCACCCAGTCGCTGCACACCAATGCGCTGGACGAAGCCATCGCGTTGCCCACAGACTTCTCGGCCCGGATCGCGCGCAATACGCAGATCATCTTGCAAGAAGAAACCGGCGTGACCAACGTGGTCGATCCGCTGGCTGGGTCTTATTATGTCGAAGCGCTGACTGACGAACTGATCAACAAAGCCTGGGCCTTGATGGAAGAGGTCGAAGAGATGGGCGGCATGACCAAAGCGGTTGCCAGCGGTATGCCCAAGCTGCGGATCGAAGAATCCGCGGCCAAGCGCCAAGCGATGATCGACCGAGGTGAAGAGACCATCGTCGGTGTGAACAAACACAGGTTGGAAAAAGAAGACCCGATCGACATTCTGGACGTGGACAATGTTGCCGTGCGCGAAAGCCAGATTGCCCGTCTTGAAAAAATTCGCGCGACACGCGACAGCGCCGCATGCGACGCCGCGCTGGCTGAACTGACCCGCCGCGCCAAAGAAGGCGGCAACCTGCTTGAAGCGGCCGTCGAAGCCGCGCGGTCACGCGCAACAGTCGGAGAGATATCTATGGCTATGGAAGAAGAATTCGGTCGCCACCGCGCCGAAGTTAAAACGCTGGCTGGCGTCTATGGCGCGGCATACGAAGGCGATGAAGGCTTTGCCGCCATTCAGAAGTCGGTTGAAGAATTTGCAGATGCCGAAGGCCGTCGTCCGCGCATGTTGGTCGTCAAGATGGGCCAGGATGGTCATGATCGGGGCGCTAAAGTGATCGCGACGGCCTTTGCAGATATCGGCTTTGATGTCGATGTTGGACCGCTGTTCCAGACCCCGGAAGAGGCTGCGCAGGACGCCATTGATAACGACGTGCATATCGTCGGCATCAGCAGCCAAGCCGCTGGTCACAAGACCTTGGCGCCACAACTGGTGAACGCGCTGAAAGAACAGGGTGCAGAAGACATCATCGTGATCTGTGGTGGAGTTATTCCGCAGCAGGACTATGATTTCCTTTATAAAAATGGCGTGAAAGCTATCTTTGGCCCGGGCACGAACATTCCGAAAGCTGCGCAGGACATTCTGAAACTGGTGCGTTCGGACCGCGGCTGA
- a CDS encoding acetyl/propionyl/methylcrotonyl-CoA carboxylase subunit alpha — MFKKILIANRGEIACRVIKTARKMGIQTVAIYSDADKNALHVKMADEAVHIGPPPANQSYIVIDKVMKAIKETGAEAVHPGYGFLSENSKFAEALSAAGVAFIGPPVGAIEAMGDKITSKKIAQDADVSTVPGYMGLIEDAEEAVKISNQIGYPVMIKASAGGGGKGMRIAWNDNEAREGFQSSKNEAASSFGDDRIFIEKFITQPRHIEIQVLCDSHGNGVYLGERECSIQRRQQKVVEEAPSPFLDEATRKAMGEQAVALAQAVDYASAGTVEFIVDGDKNFYFLEMNTRLQVEHPVTELITGVDLVEQMIRVAAGEKLSISQKDVTLTGWAIENRLYAEDPYRGFLPSIGRLTAYRPPAELAAGPLLENDKWQGDAPKGNTIAVRNDTGVFEGGEISMYYDPMIAKLCTWAPTRDEAIEAMRVALDSFEVEGIGHNLPFLSAVMDHPIFIKGDMTTAFIEEQYPDGFEGVELAQENLKCIAAAAAAMYRVAEIRRARISGRMDNHERKVGKHWVVTLQGIEFAMKIKADKKGSTVKFEDGSKLRVTSDWTPGNSLARLSVGGEPLVLKVDKIPAGFRMRSRGADLKVHVRTPRQAELARLMPEKLPPDTSKMLLCPMPGLMVKINVEAGDEVQEGQALCTIEAMKMENILRAEKKGVVTKINAGAGDSLAVDEVIMEFE, encoded by the coding sequence ATGTTCAAGAAGATCCTGATTGCAAACCGGGGCGAAATCGCCTGCCGCGTGATCAAAACCGCCCGCAAGATGGGCATCCAGACAGTGGCCATTTACTCGGACGCGGACAAAAACGCCCTTCATGTGAAAATGGCTGATGAAGCGGTTCATATTGGGCCGCCCCCCGCCAACCAGTCCTATATTGTCATCGACAAAGTGATGAAGGCGATCAAGGAGACGGGCGCCGAGGCGGTGCATCCGGGATATGGTTTTCTGTCCGAGAACTCGAAATTCGCCGAGGCTTTGTCTGCCGCCGGTGTCGCGTTCATTGGACCGCCCGTGGGCGCAATCGAAGCAATGGGCGACAAAATCACATCGAAGAAGATCGCTCAGGACGCCGATGTCTCAACTGTGCCCGGCTATATGGGTCTGATTGAGGACGCAGAAGAGGCCGTCAAAATCTCAAACCAGATTGGGTACCCGGTGATGATCAAGGCGTCGGCTGGCGGCGGTGGCAAAGGGATGCGGATTGCGTGGAATGACAATGAAGCCCGCGAAGGGTTTCAGTCGTCCAAGAACGAGGCAGCCTCTTCTTTCGGCGATGACCGGATCTTCATTGAGAAGTTTATCACGCAACCACGTCACATCGAGATTCAAGTTCTCTGCGACAGCCACGGCAACGGTGTCTATCTGGGCGAGCGCGAATGCTCGATCCAGCGTCGGCAGCAGAAAGTCGTAGAAGAAGCCCCAAGCCCCTTCCTGGACGAAGCCACACGTAAAGCGATGGGCGAACAGGCGGTCGCGCTTGCGCAAGCCGTGGATTATGCCAGCGCCGGTACGGTCGAGTTCATCGTCGATGGCGACAAGAACTTCTATTTCCTTGAAATGAATACACGCCTTCAGGTGGAACACCCCGTAACCGAGCTGATCACCGGCGTCGATTTGGTCGAACAGATGATCCGTGTCGCGGCTGGTGAGAAGCTGTCGATCAGCCAGAAAGATGTGACACTGACCGGCTGGGCCATCGAAAACCGTCTTTATGCGGAAGATCCGTATCGCGGCTTCCTGCCGTCGATCGGTCGCCTGACAGCCTATCGTCCACCAGCGGAACTGGCCGCAGGACCGCTGCTTGAGAACGACAAATGGCAAGGGGATGCGCCCAAGGGCAACACCATCGCCGTGCGCAATGACACAGGCGTTTTCGAAGGCGGCGAGATCTCGATGTATTATGACCCGATGATCGCCAAGCTGTGCACGTGGGCTCCGACGCGGGATGAAGCCATCGAAGCGATGCGTGTTGCGCTGGACAGCTTCGAGGTTGAGGGCATTGGCCACAACCTTCCCTTCCTGTCAGCTGTGATGGATCATCCGATCTTCATCAAGGGCGACATGACCACGGCGTTTATCGAGGAACAATACCCCGATGGGTTTGAAGGCGTAGAGCTTGCGCAGGAAAACCTGAAGTGTATCGCAGCCGCGGCCGCCGCCATGTATCGGGTCGCCGAGATCCGGCGTGCGCGCATTTCTGGCCGCATGGACAATCACGAACGCAAGGTCGGAAAGCACTGGGTTGTTACATTGCAAGGGATAGAATTTGCAATGAAAATCAAAGCTGACAAGAAGGGGTCGACGGTCAAGTTCGAAGACGGCTCGAAGCTGCGCGTGACGTCGGATTGGACGCCGGGCAACAGTTTGGCACGTCTGAGCGTCGGCGGTGAGCCGCTGGTACTGAAAGTCGACAAGATTCCCGCCGGGTTCCGCATGCGGTCGCGCGGTGCCGACCTGAAGGTTCATGTCCGCACCCCACGTCAAGCTGAACTTGCCCGCTTGATGCCCGAGAAACTGCCGCCGGATACATCAAAAATGCTTCTGTGCCCGATGCCGGGTTTGATGGTGAAGATCAACGTAGAGGCCGGTGATGAAGTGCAGGAAGGGCAGGCCCTGTGCACCATCGAAGCCATGAAGATGGAGAACATCCTACGCGCCGAAAAGAAGGGCGTGGTGACCAAGATCAATGCCGGGGCTGGTGACAGTCTGGCTGTTGACGAAGTGATCATGGAGTTCGAATAA
- a CDS encoding multidrug effflux MFS transporter — MPSPPTSRFLDPSTPPHVFTLTFVAAAATLSMNVFLPSLPGMARYFEVDYRIVQLSVALYLCMNAVMQVVVGPLSDRFGRRPVILAGFVFFIFATLGCIYAPNIQVFLGFRMLQAAVVVGVVLSRAAIRDMVPGDQAASLIGYVTMGMSIIPMIAPSIGGVLDQALGWKANFWLQAGAGIAALMLTWRDLGETITPRAGGFGAQFRAYPSLLSSPRFWGYCASAALTSGAFFAYLGGAPFVGSEIYSMSPARLGFFFGAPAAGYLVGNYFSGRYSIRVGMTNMVFYGALITAAGLTISLALFLLGQGSEYIFFGFMTWVGVGNGMTLPNATAGMMSVRPELAGSASGLGGALNIGGGAALSAIAGWLLAPGSTAMPLLLLMLTSSVLAVVAILLVIRREKRLSL; from the coding sequence ATGCCATCGCCGCCCACTTCCCGGTTTCTGGACCCCAGCACGCCACCGCATGTCTTTACGCTGACATTCGTCGCGGCAGCGGCAACTTTGTCGATGAATGTATTCCTACCGTCGTTGCCAGGCATGGCCAGATACTTCGAGGTCGACTACCGCATCGTCCAACTGTCAGTGGCACTGTATCTTTGCATGAATGCGGTGATGCAAGTTGTCGTTGGGCCGCTGTCGGATCGTTTCGGACGCCGACCTGTGATCTTGGCAGGTTTCGTTTTCTTTATCTTCGCTACATTGGGCTGCATCTATGCACCTAACATCCAGGTTTTTCTGGGTTTTCGCATGTTGCAGGCCGCGGTCGTGGTGGGGGTTGTCCTGTCTCGCGCCGCTATTCGCGACATGGTGCCCGGCGATCAAGCGGCGTCGTTGATCGGGTACGTGACCATGGGTATGTCGATCATTCCAATGATTGCCCCGTCGATCGGCGGCGTTTTAGACCAGGCTTTGGGTTGGAAAGCCAATTTCTGGCTACAAGCGGGCGCAGGTATCGCAGCCTTAATGCTGACGTGGCGCGATCTGGGTGAAACGATCACCCCGCGTGCTGGTGGGTTTGGAGCCCAGTTCCGCGCTTATCCATCGCTGCTATCGTCGCCGCGGTTCTGGGGATATTGTGCATCAGCTGCCCTGACATCTGGTGCGTTCTTTGCCTATTTGGGCGGCGCGCCATTTGTCGGCAGCGAGATCTACAGCATGAGCCCGGCCCGCCTTGGCTTCTTCTTTGGTGCGCCTGCCGCGGGATATCTCGTGGGGAACTATTTCTCTGGCCGCTATTCGATCCGCGTTGGAATGACCAATATGGTGTTCTATGGGGCGCTCATCACGGCGGCGGGGCTGACCATCTCACTTGCACTTTTTCTGCTTGGGCAGGGATCCGAATATATCTTTTTCGGTTTCATGACATGGGTGGGCGTAGGGAATGGTATGACCCTGCCAAACGCCACGGCTGGAATGATGAGCGTTCGGCCTGAACTTGCAGGCAGCGCGTCAGGTCTTGGTGGCGCGTTAAACATCGGCGGTGGCGCAGCCTTATCTGCGATTGCCGGTTGGCTGTTGGCGCCCGGCTCTACGGCGATGCCGCTTTTGCTGTTGATGTTGACATCATCCGTGCTGGCGGTGGTTGCGATCTTGCTGGTGATCCGGCGTGAAAAACGGCTAAGTCTTTGA
- a CDS encoding short-chain fatty acyl-CoA regulator family protein: MATQKLYAGVKLREIRTRLGLTQKSFAEKLGVSLPYLNQMENNNRPVSTGVVLALAQEFGFDVAELSTGDAERLVSDMREAFADPVFSDVPPLADLRLAASNAPALAHALLELHRAYRLGHERLASLDENLGTDDRRSKASPWDEVRDFFHYCDNYLDAVDRAAEHFSNTGKSRGLAPADMAEAVLKDRGIAVERVDQESMRTYDPDKCILSLSTRPPRATQEFQLLMQVALLTQDALLEATLDFARFQTDEARAIAKLGLANYFAGAALLPYGQFLAAAHETRHDLERLADRFGASIEQIAHRLSTLQRPGAKGIPFFFVRVDQAGTITKRHSATRLQFARFGGACPLWNVHQAFETPGRFLRQLAQTPDGVRYFCLSRNVTKSGGSFDAPVRRYAIGLGCEVKHAGALVYADDLDVSNDAAFEPIGVSCRICERQFCHQRSVPPLERQLQVDPYSRGTLPYEIKR, encoded by the coding sequence ATGGCCACGCAAAAGCTCTACGCCGGTGTGAAACTTCGAGAAATCCGAACGCGCCTTGGGCTTACTCAGAAAAGTTTTGCCGAAAAACTCGGTGTGAGTCTGCCTTATCTGAACCAGATGGAGAACAATAACCGTCCGGTGTCGACGGGTGTCGTGCTGGCTCTGGCACAAGAATTCGGGTTTGACGTGGCCGAGCTTTCGACTGGCGACGCAGAACGTCTGGTCAGTGACATGCGCGAAGCTTTTGCCGACCCGGTTTTTTCGGACGTTCCGCCCTTGGCGGACCTGCGCCTTGCGGCGTCCAACGCACCAGCCTTGGCGCACGCGTTGCTGGAATTGCACCGCGCCTACCGGTTGGGTCATGAACGTTTGGCATCACTGGATGAAAACCTCGGGACAGACGACAGACGATCAAAGGCCAGCCCTTGGGACGAGGTGCGCGACTTTTTTCACTATTGCGACAATTACCTTGATGCCGTGGATCGCGCCGCTGAGCATTTTTCCAACACCGGGAAAAGCCGCGGCCTTGCCCCAGCTGACATGGCCGAAGCTGTTCTGAAAGACCGCGGGATTGCCGTTGAAAGGGTTGATCAGGAATCGATGCGAACTTACGACCCCGACAAATGCATCCTCAGCCTTTCGACCCGCCCGCCCCGCGCCACGCAGGAATTTCAACTTCTGATGCAGGTGGCTTTACTGACGCAAGATGCGCTTCTTGAGGCAACGCTCGATTTTGCCCGATTCCAGACCGATGAAGCCCGCGCAATCGCGAAACTTGGGCTCGCGAACTATTTTGCTGGCGCGGCCCTTTTGCCCTATGGGCAGTTTCTTGCCGCTGCTCACGAGACCCGCCACGACCTTGAAAGACTGGCGGATCGTTTTGGCGCATCCATCGAACAGATCGCCCACCGCTTGTCGACGTTGCAGCGACCCGGGGCCAAAGGTATCCCGTTCTTTTTCGTGCGGGTGGATCAAGCTGGCACAATCACGAAACGCCACTCAGCAACTCGGCTGCAATTCGCACGTTTCGGCGGTGCATGTCCGTTGTGGAATGTTCACCAAGCCTTTGAAACACCTGGACGTTTCCTACGACAGCTTGCCCAAACACCAGACGGCGTGCGCTATTTCTGCTTGTCGCGAAACGTCACAAAATCGGGCGGCAGTTTTGACGCACCAGTTCGGCGCTATGCGATCGGGTTGGGGTGCGAAGTGAAACATGCGGGTGCTCTGGTCTATGCGGACGATCTGGATGTCTCGAACGACGCGGCCTTCGAACCCATTGGCGTGTCCTGTCGCATCTGCGAACGTCAGTTCTGCCATCAACGCTCCGTTCCTCCCCTTGAACGTCAGTTGCAAGTCGACCCATATTCACGTGGCACGCTTCCTTACGAGATCAAAAGATGA
- a CDS encoding alpha/beta hydrolase: MKKLLFSLVLALIATATMPTGPVQAQSPQTLLERKVFYQFLPAWANPKNVDARLEEKRFHGLVLWVGKPKPGKPTILYLPGSGGNLATRRGKLPWFLDRGYGVVAMAYPGMNGSKGQPSRQLIQLRANQLYEQLPKIVGNSPTIIWGESLGTGVGLEIATHGVARRRPPLGIVLQAPYTSLVDLVAHKKPAMLPLFHSRSDLWPSKQTVKNTKVPLFILHGGADKTIPVSMGRTLFKLSPSPNKVFVTHPNAGHTSIWRRDVLLKMLDWIEALY; the protein is encoded by the coding sequence ATGAAAAAGTTACTGTTTTCGCTAGTGCTGGCGCTGATCGCAACAGCCACCATGCCTACCGGTCCGGTGCAAGCCCAATCGCCACAGACACTGTTGGAGCGGAAAGTCTTCTACCAGTTTCTGCCAGCTTGGGCCAATCCAAAGAACGTGGATGCTCGGCTTGAAGAAAAACGTTTCCACGGACTGGTTTTGTGGGTCGGCAAACCCAAGCCGGGCAAGCCGACTATCCTATATCTGCCCGGTTCCGGTGGAAACCTTGCCACACGGCGCGGTAAACTTCCGTGGTTTCTTGATAGAGGGTACGGCGTCGTCGCGATGGCTTATCCCGGAATGAATGGCAGCAAGGGGCAACCGAGTCGCCAGCTTATCCAGCTTAGGGCCAATCAACTCTACGAACAGTTGCCGAAAATCGTTGGCAACAGCCCAACAATCATTTGGGGCGAAAGCCTTGGGACTGGCGTTGGGCTTGAAATTGCAACACATGGTGTTGCGCGAAGGCGGCCACCGCTGGGTATTGTCTTACAAGCACCGTATACTTCGCTGGTAGACCTTGTCGCTCACAAGAAACCGGCAATGCTGCCATTGTTTCATTCGCGCTCCGACCTGTGGCCATCAAAGCAGACGGTAAAAAACACGAAAGTTCCGTTGTTTATCCTGCATGGTGGCGCTGACAAAACGATCCCTGTTTCGATGGGGCGTACACTTTTCAAGCTATCGCCCAGTCCCAACAAAGTTTTTGTGACCCACCCAAATGCGGGCCACACGTCGATTTGGCGCCGGGACGTGTTGCTCAAGATGTTGGATTGGATAGAAGCGCTCTATTGA